A genomic window from Anthocerotibacter panamensis C109 includes:
- a CDS encoding RAMP superfamily CRISPR-associated protein yields MNQRPQRQNPPGNNPPRQGGGRQQPAPIPEPSPWLEGIQPNPGGSASFVEYLRWLRQKSGSTTMDAGTQVQLLSKFDGNNFSTALNRLTNRTRLLANPQQGHVHFEVTCPWRIRVGGTKGPESMLLPAFDNLGMPYIPSSTLRGVARAMAVKEIGEEDAKKIFGSIDVNQGSMGKVTFLDAYPLPGNNHKGGLKPDMANAIWKWNGNNPPTYSPNPNTFLSLEKPTFVIGLRRNGCSDDEWANVQKWLKNGLAQGIGSQVNSGYGSLEADGRPKPIREDTILQVPFELEGQLSHGRKRFIQWNLNNRQQWQMRGASEAEVRPVAFKNMLRYWFRSLAFGVLPPQQVRLLEVKIFGGIEPAPHTGLFRVEIRDGRVVNDNAQSSHDPSGLITGNLVLRNSSQTRSLPEYERASLPNLLKNLTWLMFHLGGVGQGARRPCYSRQRSPWYRGSKLLLTQPDSFFQTPDNPQDFALLFSDRSRHFFEALALFSNHRIRLNQLNAVTQVSPSTWAEAFDVSSRLYIVSGEGLGTPNKSHALDILHDFFHQITDPIADLRQRAKNSKNQQEKSELDQQVSTHLTRGKNLCGGTETDYPTSGDSRNAIPSPVWIADYQDFQLVLVFGATKDPRSTYLKVLLENSERSIKLWPFPNP; encoded by the coding sequence GTGAATCAACGTCCCCAACGTCAGAATCCACCTGGTAACAATCCTCCAAGGCAGGGAGGAGGTAGACAACAGCCTGCTCCTATACCCGAGCCATCTCCTTGGCTAGAGGGAATTCAGCCTAACCCAGGTGGATCGGCTAGTTTTGTTGAATATCTCCGCTGGCTCCGACAAAAATCGGGCAGCACTACTATGGATGCAGGAACTCAAGTCCAGCTTTTGAGTAAATTTGACGGAAATAACTTTAGTACAGCGTTGAACCGACTTACTAATCGAACTAGACTACTAGCGAATCCGCAGCAAGGCCATGTTCACTTTGAAGTCACCTGCCCTTGGCGTATTCGCGTTGGAGGTACCAAAGGACCAGAATCGATGCTTCTTCCGGCTTTCGATAACCTAGGTATGCCTTACATTCCTAGTAGCACCCTGCGGGGAGTAGCACGGGCTATGGCAGTGAAAGAAATCGGCGAAGAAGACGCGAAAAAAATTTTTGGCAGTATTGATGTCAATCAAGGAAGCATGGGTAAAGTCACTTTTTTAGATGCTTATCCACTGCCAGGAAACAACCATAAAGGTGGTCTCAAGCCTGATATGGCAAATGCTATATGGAAATGGAATGGGAATAATCCTCCTACTTATAGCCCAAATCCCAATACATTCCTCTCTCTAGAAAAGCCAACCTTTGTGATTGGCCTGCGTCGTAATGGATGTAGTGATGACGAGTGGGCTAATGTTCAAAAATGGCTTAAAAATGGCTTGGCTCAGGGCATAGGTTCACAAGTTAATAGCGGCTATGGCTCTTTGGAGGCTGATGGGAGACCAAAACCAATAAGAGAAGATACGATTCTACAGGTTCCCTTTGAGTTGGAGGGTCAATTGAGCCACGGACGGAAAAGGTTTATTCAATGGAATCTGAATAACCGTCAGCAATGGCAGATGCGTGGCGCATCTGAGGCCGAAGTTCGCCCAGTAGCTTTCAAAAATATGCTTCGGTACTGGTTCCGATCCCTGGCATTTGGTGTACTTCCCCCTCAGCAAGTCCGATTGTTAGAGGTCAAGATCTTTGGAGGAATTGAACCTGCTCCACATACTGGGCTGTTTCGTGTAGAAATCAGGGACGGTAGGGTAGTAAATGACAACGCACAAAGCTCTCATGATCCCTCTGGGCTAATTACTGGAAACCTGGTTCTGAGGAACTCATCTCAGACTAGGAGTTTGCCAGAGTATGAAAGAGCTTCACTTCCAAACCTTTTGAAGAACCTTACTTGGTTGATGTTCCATCTTGGAGGGGTTGGGCAAGGAGCAAGGAGACCCTGCTATTCACGCCAACGTTCTCCCTGGTATCGAGGTTCAAAGCTATTGCTGACTCAGCCAGATTCTTTCTTTCAAACTCCTGATAACCCTCAAGATTTTGCTTTGCTTTTTTCAGATCGAAGTCGGCACTTCTTTGAAGCTCTGGCCTTATTTTCTAATCATAGGATCAGATTAAATCAACTCAATGCAGTAACTCAAGTTTCTCCTTCTACTTGGGCTGAGGCATTTGATGTAAGCTCTCGTCTTTACATTGTTTCAGGTGAAGGTCTAGGAACACCTAATAAGTCTCATGCTCTAGATATACTGCATGACTTCTTCCATCAAATTACAGATCCGATTGCCGACTTAAGACAACGAGCAAAAAATTCAAAGAACCAGCAAGAAAAAAGCGAACTAGATCAACAAGTATCAACGCATTTAACTCGGGGGAAGAATCTCTGTGGTGGTACAGAAACTGATTATCCTACTAGTGGAGATAGCCGTAACGCTATACCTTCTCCTGTTTGGATCGCTGATTACCAAGACTTCCAGTTAGTCCTAGTGTTTGGAGCAACAAAAGATCCTCGCTCAACTTATTTAAAAGTATTGTTAGAAAATTCTGAAAGGTCAATCAAGCTCTGGCCCTTCCCCAATCCATGA
- a CDS encoding transposase, producing the protein MTYDPTRHHRRSIRLKGYDYTQPGAYFVTMVTKDRAPILSYIIQGTVLLSPIGEIVHRCWYHLPKHFPNIQVTPFVVMPDHIHGIITINLDRPTPSIPAPPTPEERKGNAFAEDMGGQESSFAADALPRQLSPSRQPSPSRQRPDLHGSTPGSLAAILQNYKSITTRKANQHKQTPGTHLWQRDYYERIIRDTQELARIENYIHDNPRQWQEQKEIH; encoded by the coding sequence ATGACCTACGACCCCACCCGCCACCACCGCCGCTCTATCCGGCTCAAAGGCTACGACTACACCCAGCCCGGAGCTTACTTTGTGACGATGGTAACTAAAGACCGGGCACCAATCCTCTCGTACATCATCCAGGGTACCGTCCTGCTCAGCCCCATCGGAGAAATCGTCCACCGCTGCTGGTATCATCTACCCAAGCACTTCCCCAATATCCAAGTCACACCCTTCGTCGTCATGCCCGACCACATCCACGGCATCATCACTATCAATCTAGATCGTCCCACTCCCTCTATCCCCGCCCCGCCTACCCCAGAGGAGCGTAAGGGTAATGCATTCGCCGAGGACATGGGCGGGCAGGAGTCAAGCTTCGCAGCGGATGCATTACCCCGACAGCTATCTCCATCTCGACAGCCATCTCCATCTCGACAGCGACCCGACCTCCACGGCAGCACACCTGGATCCCTCGCCGCCATCCTCCAAAACTACAAATCCATCACCACCCGCAAAGCCAACCAACACAAACAAACCCCCGGCACTCACCTATGGCAACGGGACTACTATGAGCGGATTATCCGCGATACCCAGGAATTAGCACGGATTGAGAACTATATCCATGACAATCCCCGCCAATGGCAAGAGCAGAAAGAGATACACTAA
- a CDS encoding four-carbon acid sugar kinase family protein has translation MAAQTKIIVLDDDPTGSQTVHSCLLLMRWDVLTLRGGLTDEQPVMFILTNTRALTAQQAAATTREVCHNLKEALTLEHITDFLVVSRSDSTLRGHYPVETDVIAEELGPFDAHFLVPAFFEGGRVTRESVHYLYVQGVPTPVHETEFARDSVFGYRSSYLPDYVAEKTQGRIPAQAVLRYTLSEVRSGVEAQLLGLTGNSCVVVDSEVQADLDRFAQAILTVAAQGKRFMFRSAASLITALAQLPPQPIEAEAMACYVQGQPCGAVLVGSHVKKTTEQLEHLLLEPGVMPVEVRVERLLTPERTGVLVKEALQQAQAAFDAGKTPVIFTSRTELTFRDTATRLEFGERVSALLMDIVRGLPVTLGFLISKGGITSNDVLSRGLALTTARLLGQVLAGCSMIRTPHDHPRFPDLPVVLFPGNVGDAQALATVYRRLSAQGA, from the coding sequence ATGGCAGCGCAGACAAAAATTATTGTCCTGGATGACGACCCGACCGGTTCTCAGACGGTGCATAGTTGCCTGTTACTGATGCGCTGGGATGTACTGACGTTGCGCGGAGGGTTGACCGATGAGCAGCCGGTGATGTTTATCCTCACCAACACCCGTGCCCTGACAGCACAACAGGCAGCAGCCACGACCCGAGAGGTCTGCCATAACCTCAAGGAAGCCCTGACGCTAGAGCATATCACCGATTTCCTGGTGGTGAGCCGCTCTGACTCGACCCTGCGCGGTCACTATCCAGTGGAGACCGATGTCATCGCGGAGGAACTCGGTCCTTTTGATGCCCATTTTTTGGTCCCAGCTTTTTTTGAGGGGGGTAGGGTAACCCGCGAGAGCGTGCACTACCTCTACGTGCAGGGTGTTCCCACGCCTGTCCATGAGACCGAGTTTGCCCGCGATTCGGTCTTTGGCTATCGCTCGAGCTATCTGCCCGACTATGTAGCCGAAAAGACTCAGGGGCGGATTCCGGCTCAAGCAGTCCTTCGGTATACGCTGTCTGAGGTGCGCTCTGGCGTCGAGGCGCAGCTTTTGGGCCTTACGGGCAATAGCTGTGTGGTGGTCGATAGCGAAGTGCAGGCGGATCTAGACCGATTTGCTCAGGCTATCCTGACCGTAGCGGCACAGGGGAAGCGCTTTATGTTTCGGTCAGCGGCAAGTCTCATCACGGCGTTGGCGCAACTGCCGCCCCAGCCGATTGAGGCGGAAGCTATGGCCTGCTATGTACAGGGTCAGCCCTGTGGGGCGGTCCTCGTCGGTTCTCATGTAAAAAAAACTACGGAGCAACTAGAACACCTCCTCCTGGAGCCGGGGGTCATGCCCGTCGAAGTCCGCGTGGAACGGCTACTCACCCCCGAAAGGACCGGAGTACTCGTCAAAGAGGCTCTGCAGCAAGCTCAAGCAGCCTTTGACGCCGGGAAAACCCCGGTCATCTTCACAAGCCGTACGGAGTTGACCTTCAGGGATACGGCGACCCGACTGGAGTTTGGGGAGCGGGTTTCGGCACTTTTGATGGATATAGTGCGCGGTTTGCCGGTCACCTTGGGCTTTCTGATCAGCAAAGGGGGCATTACCTCTAACGATGTTTTGAGCAGAGGACTCGCACTGACCACAGCCCGACTCTTGGGGCAAGTGCTAGCAGGTTGCTCAATGATTCGCACGCCTCACGACCATCCGCGCTTCCCGGATCTGCCGGTGGTGCTCTTTCCAGGGAATGTGGGGGATGCTCAAGCCCTAGCGACGGTCTATCGACGCTTGAGTGCACAGGGGGCTTGA
- a CDS encoding spore germination protein GerW family protein codes for MALQEIFQSLRERLQGSANVQTIYGEPIVTQGRTVIPVARIAFGFGGGFGSGRHHEEQTPSEGEGGGGGGYITAVPVGLVEVTDQKTRFIPVVEERKLLGAALAGLALGLWLGGRYLRTQARYHDG; via the coding sequence ATGGCACTCCAAGAAATATTTCAGTCCTTGCGCGAACGGTTGCAAGGGAGTGCAAATGTCCAGACGATTTACGGCGAACCCATTGTGACGCAAGGGCGGACCGTCATCCCAGTGGCGCGGATTGCCTTTGGCTTCGGCGGGGGCTTTGGCAGTGGACGCCATCACGAGGAGCAAACGCCCAGCGAGGGCGAAGGTGGAGGCGGGGGCGGCTACATCACGGCAGTACCGGTAGGTTTGGTCGAGGTCACAGACCAAAAGACGCGCTTCATTCCCGTGGTTGAAGAGCGAAAGCTATTGGGGGCAGCGTTGGCGGGGTTAGCCTTGGGCCTGTGGTTGGGCGGGCGCTACCTACGCACGCAAGCGCGGTACCATGACGGTTAA
- a CDS encoding glutaredoxin family protein codes for METVVVVYTKPDCPLCASLVAKLTALQPQGAFLLELRDISTRSDWEAQFAHSVPVLVVNGRTFPRPSPRIAPERLAALLAPALQRPPCSREEAY; via the coding sequence ATGGAAACTGTAGTCGTTGTATACACCAAGCCCGACTGTCCCCTGTGCGCCAGTCTGGTAGCTAAATTAACCGCCCTGCAACCCCAAGGGGCCTTTCTTTTGGAGCTACGCGACATCTCCACCCGCTCAGATTGGGAGGCACAGTTCGCCCACAGTGTCCCGGTCCTCGTCGTGAATGGACGGACTTTCCCGCGCCCTTCCCCCCGTATTGCCCCGGAAAGACTCGCCGCCCTGCTCGCCCCCGCGCTCCAACGTCCACCCTGTAGCCGCGAGGAAGCGTATTGA
- a CDS encoding M16 family metallopeptidase gives MRGLVRCLSGLLALSVSLSGGLYLPVAQAQATVASRAGGLQPVRTLEGIREYKLDNGLKVLLFPDSSKPTVTVNITYLVGSRQESYGETGMAHLLEHLQFKGTPTHPNIPQLMQERGAEFNASTWYDRTNYHETLAGNDRNLEFALKLEADRMTNSYIRRSDLDSEMTVVRNEFEAGENDAADILNERVFSTAYLWHSYGRATIGARSDIEKVTIPSLQAFYKKYYQPDNAVLVIAGRFDEAKAKAMIEQYFGPIPKPSRVLAEPYTEEPPQDGERVVTLRRVGQVQVLGLLYHIPQAAHPDLAAIQVLDAILTAAPSGRLYKALVETQKATRVGGGAFLLHDPGAYYLSVTVPKNKSLSEVKAITDRVMQEVLSKGVTAEEVKRAQIAQEKDDTDTFNDSQGLAIQLSEWTAMGDWRLFFVNRDRIQKVTPKDVQRVARAYFTPVNRTLGYYYPTTKPERVAIPNDIKVASIADGYVPRKDVAAGETFDLSAANLLQRSVRTKLPGGLDVTLIPKKNRGETVVAQITLFLGTRQEVLAQKHVNSYVAAMLNRGTTTLTRQQLKDKFDALKAQVSIGGAATRTVISIQTIRPNLPEVLKLVGKMLREPAFDPKEFALIKQQSLTALEAQRTDPQQLAFDRVSLDTFKPDTINFPGTLEERTARVKSLEVAQLKSFYKTFYGATAGAAAVVGDFDPEPLKAALTATLGDWRAPKPGRFIPPTSQELAQIKSSSEVITVPDKPNATFVAALPMLIGEDDPQFTALEAGVYILGGGTLSSRFADRVRQKDGFSYSAGSSINTSSRADYSILFNSAISNNENAPKVEQAFKEELKRLLDQGITAEELKRTQDALIQEQVVGLSDDGNLAAVANDLIVRGKTFQELADQESRIRALTVEEVNAALRKYIAVDQLRIVKAGDLPKTGG, from the coding sequence ATGCGTGGTCTGGTGCGTTGTTTGAGTGGTTTACTCGCCTTGAGCGTGAGCTTGTCTGGGGGATTGTATTTGCCTGTCGCTCAGGCACAAGCGACCGTGGCTTCGCGGGCGGGCGGGCTCCAGCCGGTGCGTACCCTCGAGGGCATCCGTGAATATAAGCTCGATAATGGCCTCAAGGTTTTGCTATTCCCGGATAGCTCCAAGCCTACGGTCACCGTCAATATTACCTATCTGGTCGGCTCCCGGCAGGAGAGCTACGGCGAGACGGGCATGGCTCATCTCCTGGAGCACCTGCAATTTAAAGGGACTCCCACGCATCCCAATATTCCTCAGCTCATGCAGGAGCGAGGAGCTGAATTTAATGCCAGTACTTGGTATGACCGAACCAACTACCACGAGACCCTAGCCGGGAATGACCGCAATCTTGAGTTTGCCCTCAAGCTCGAAGCAGACCGCATGACCAATAGCTATATCCGTCGGTCAGACCTGGACTCGGAGATGACGGTTGTGCGCAATGAATTTGAAGCAGGGGAGAACGATGCGGCGGACATCCTGAACGAGCGGGTTTTTTCGACCGCCTACCTTTGGCATAGCTACGGTCGTGCGACGATTGGGGCCAGAAGCGATATCGAGAAGGTGACTATCCCCAGTCTCCAAGCTTTTTATAAAAAATATTATCAGCCCGATAACGCCGTATTGGTCATCGCTGGTCGCTTCGATGAGGCCAAGGCCAAGGCGATGATCGAGCAATACTTCGGGCCGATTCCCAAGCCCAGCCGGGTTTTGGCGGAACCCTACACCGAGGAGCCGCCCCAGGATGGAGAGCGCGTGGTGACCCTGCGCCGGGTGGGTCAAGTGCAGGTGTTGGGTCTGCTCTACCATATTCCTCAGGCGGCTCACCCTGACCTCGCCGCGATCCAAGTCCTGGACGCCATTCTCACTGCCGCGCCCTCGGGACGCCTCTACAAAGCGCTGGTCGAGACCCAAAAAGCAACCCGTGTCGGTGGGGGAGCCTTCTTGCTCCATGACCCCGGTGCCTATTATCTTTCGGTCACCGTACCCAAGAACAAGTCCCTGAGCGAAGTCAAGGCCATCACCGACCGGGTGATGCAAGAAGTCCTGAGCAAGGGTGTGACCGCTGAAGAGGTCAAGCGGGCTCAAATCGCCCAGGAGAAGGACGACACGGATACCTTCAACGATAGCCAGGGTCTCGCTATCCAACTGAGCGAATGGACCGCCATGGGCGATTGGCGGTTGTTCTTTGTCAATCGTGACCGCATCCAGAAAGTCACGCCCAAAGATGTACAACGGGTAGCCCGCGCCTACTTTACCCCCGTCAACCGCACGCTGGGCTACTATTATCCGACCACCAAACCAGAGCGCGTCGCCATCCCCAACGATATCAAGGTAGCGAGCATCGCCGATGGCTACGTCCCGCGCAAGGATGTCGCGGCGGGAGAGACTTTTGACCTGAGTGCAGCCAACCTGCTCCAACGCTCCGTGCGGACCAAGCTACCCGGAGGGTTAGACGTGACCTTGATCCCCAAAAAGAACCGGGGCGAGACCGTCGTCGCCCAGATCACGCTCTTTCTCGGGACGCGCCAGGAAGTCTTGGCCCAAAAGCATGTGAACTCCTACGTCGCCGCCATGCTCAACCGGGGGACGACCACCCTCACCCGCCAACAGCTCAAAGACAAGTTCGACGCGCTCAAAGCCCAAGTCTCGATTGGCGGGGCAGCCACCCGGACGGTCATCAGCATCCAGACGATTCGCCCTAATCTGCCTGAGGTCCTCAAACTCGTCGGTAAGATGCTGCGCGAACCTGCTTTTGACCCCAAAGAATTCGCCTTGATCAAGCAGCAGAGCCTGACAGCCCTCGAAGCCCAGCGTACTGATCCCCAACAGCTGGCCTTTGACCGGGTGAGTCTCGACACGTTTAAGCCCGATACCATCAACTTTCCAGGCACCTTGGAGGAACGCACCGCACGCGTGAAAAGTCTGGAGGTCGCCCAGCTCAAGAGTTTCTACAAGACCTTCTATGGAGCCACAGCGGGTGCCGCCGCCGTGGTAGGCGACTTTGATCCCGAACCGCTCAAAGCAGCGCTAACGGCAACCCTAGGCGACTGGAGAGCCCCTAAGCCCGGTCGCTTCATCCCGCCTACCAGCCAGGAACTAGCCCAGATTAAGAGCAGTTCCGAGGTCATCACGGTCCCGGACAAGCCCAATGCAACGTTTGTGGCAGCCCTGCCCATGCTCATTGGGGAGGATGACCCCCAATTCACCGCCCTGGAAGCTGGAGTCTATATCTTGGGGGGTGGAACGCTGTCCTCCCGCTTTGCCGACCGGGTCCGTCAGAAAGACGGCTTCTCCTATTCGGCGGGCAGTAGCATCAACACCAGCTCCCGAGCGGACTATTCCATCTTGTTCAACTCGGCTATCAGCAACAACGAAAACGCCCCCAAGGTCGAGCAAGCCTTCAAAGAAGAGTTAAAGCGCTTGCTGGACCAAGGCATCACCGCCGAAGAACTGAAGCGTACCCAGGATGCCCTGATCCAAGAACAAGTGGTCGGACTCTCCGATGACGGAAATCTAGCGGCAGTAGCCAACGATCTGATCGTGCGTGGCAAGACCTTCCAGGAGTTGGCGGACCAGGAGTCGCGCATCCGGGCGCTTACCGTGGAGGAGGTCAACGCAGCTTTGCGCAAGTATATTGCGGTGGACCAACTGCGCATTGTCAAAGCTGGCGACCTCCCCAAGACTGGCGGATAA
- a CDS encoding glycosyltransferase family 2 protein — MFLSVVIPTYNRLPILTKALTALEQQTWTGSYEVVVVDDGSTDGTVKFLQTETKRFSHVRLIEQDHQGPAAARNLGVKEAKGDTIIFIDSDLVVTEVFLASHVQTLTESGDERVFTYGRVVNTANFEDPTSEPYKLTDFSAAYFATGNVAIQRRWLLEAGLFDEGFSLYGWEDLELGVRLKKLGLKLLKCPKAVGYHWHPAFSLTQLPRLIQIEYERGRMGVFFYRKHPTWNVRMMIQMTPLHQILWGLLSLGGLLNEKTMAPMLQFVIDKGHPQLALELARIFLNWYNVQGVYSAFHEGQP, encoded by the coding sequence ATGTTCCTCAGTGTCGTCATTCCCACCTACAACCGGCTGCCAATCCTCACCAAGGCGCTCACCGCCCTAGAGCAGCAGACCTGGACAGGCTCCTACGAAGTGGTGGTGGTCGATGATGGTTCCACCGATGGGACAGTAAAATTCCTCCAGACCGAGACGAAACGGTTTTCGCATGTGCGGCTGATCGAGCAGGACCATCAGGGACCGGCGGCGGCGCGCAATCTGGGTGTGAAAGAAGCAAAAGGCGACACGATTATTTTTATCGACTCCGATTTGGTCGTGACGGAGGTTTTTTTGGCGTCCCATGTCCAGACTTTGACGGAGTCAGGGGATGAGCGGGTCTTCACCTATGGGCGGGTGGTCAATACCGCCAACTTCGAAGACCCCACGAGCGAGCCGTACAAACTCACCGATTTCTCCGCTGCCTACTTCGCCACGGGCAACGTCGCGATCCAGCGTCGGTGGCTTTTGGAAGCGGGGCTTTTTGATGAGGGTTTTTCGCTCTATGGCTGGGAGGACTTAGAACTGGGCGTTCGGCTCAAAAAACTGGGGCTCAAACTCCTCAAATGTCCCAAGGCGGTCGGATACCACTGGCATCCTGCCTTCAGCCTCACCCAACTGCCCCGCTTGATCCAGATAGAGTACGAACGGGGGCGCATGGGGGTGTTCTTTTATCGCAAGCACCCGACCTGGAACGTGCGCATGATGATCCAAATGACCCCTTTGCATCAAATTCTTTGGGGGCTCTTGTCCCTGGGTGGGCTGCTCAACGAAAAAACTATGGCCCCCATGTTACAATTCGTGATTGATAAAGGTCATCCCCAACTGGCTTTAGAATTGGCGAGAATCTTTTTGAACTGGTATAACGTCCAGGGTGTATATTCTGCCTTTCACGAGGGACAACCATGA
- a CDS encoding tetratricopeptide repeat protein, whose amino-acid sequence MKRVYLAGFLLSLGMVWPALAQEAKTPNPQGAKPEKLRIKVGVEEERPQFLPDSENLVIPENIQQLEKKVKADPKNVDLKFDLLMAYSRTSLLDKAWPVALDIDKLDPEYTLKTLKTTEAQLKKNPKDQDARYRSAMASFARGLQLKEDAREKYMEPHRRGEPLPEHWWDDFKSYLQTGDKETAQRLNRPEVTAMLDEVRSRRTDAEGQLKEILKQDQDQIWAKNYLAFLSFDRGDLKQAEVLIHESIAKDPQNPISHLALGQLYLKQGQFKEFVEQVKVAFQLRAQGK is encoded by the coding sequence ATGAAAAGGGTCTACTTAGCCGGATTTTTGCTGTCTTTGGGTATGGTCTGGCCCGCCTTGGCTCAAGAGGCAAAGACACCCAATCCCCAAGGGGCAAAACCAGAGAAGCTGCGCATCAAGGTTGGAGTTGAGGAGGAGCGCCCCCAGTTCCTGCCTGACTCAGAGAACCTCGTCATCCCCGAAAATATCCAGCAATTAGAAAAAAAAGTCAAAGCCGACCCCAAGAATGTAGACCTCAAGTTTGATCTGTTGATGGCCTATTCGCGCACCTCGCTGTTGGACAAGGCGTGGCCTGTCGCCCTCGACATCGACAAACTCGACCCGGAATACACCCTCAAAACCCTCAAAACTACCGAAGCCCAGCTCAAAAAAAATCCCAAAGACCAAGATGCCCGCTATCGTTCAGCCATGGCCTCTTTTGCGCGGGGGTTACAGCTCAAAGAAGACGCCCGCGAAAAATATATGGAGCCCCACCGCAGAGGCGAGCCCTTGCCGGAGCATTGGTGGGACGACTTCAAGTCCTACTTGCAAACCGGGGACAAGGAGACCGCCCAGCGGCTTAACCGCCCGGAGGTGACCGCCATGCTCGATGAGGTGCGCTCCCGCCGCACAGACGCCGAAGGCCAGCTCAAGGAGATTCTCAAACAGGACCAGGACCAAATCTGGGCTAAAAACTATCTGGCCTTCCTCAGTTTTGACCGAGGTGACCTCAAGCAAGCGGAGGTTCTGATCCATGAATCTATTGCCAAAGACCCCCAAAACCCCATCAGCCACCTCGCCTTGGGGCAGCTCTACCTCAAGCAGGGGCAATTCAAAGAATTCGTAGAACAGGTTAAAGTAGCGTTTCAGTTGCGTGCCCAGGGTAAGTAG
- the lptC gene encoding LPS export ABC transporter periplasmic protein LptC, which yields MRVVQGLLLLLTVATLAGCSAERSAPEVEPNAAIAVKPTLSFDNIILTESDQQGKGQLWELKAKKAEYSRDGKVAMVMGIEGAFFEKGQKTLLVKAREGQIQTEARMIILSGNVEARSVRRKTTFTTQQIRWLPDQNRIEATGEVILQEPVQRLTITGNRLEGDLAGNQMTLSGKVTAKAAQRDFTLHATQAVWNVDQALVQAQEITATALQDSIQAPQASWDLKRQTLELTRGLTYQRTRPKLNLMADTARWEQQPNRITAQGNINYRQGTLQVRGNTAIADLQTGTVEVKGEVNTVLEAVALR from the coding sequence TTGCGTGTTGTCCAAGGATTACTTTTGTTGCTGACCGTGGCGACCCTCGCCGGATGCAGCGCTGAACGGAGTGCGCCTGAGGTGGAACCGAACGCAGCCATCGCGGTCAAGCCGACCTTGAGCTTTGATAATATTATCCTCACCGAGTCGGACCAGCAGGGTAAAGGTCAACTCTGGGAACTCAAAGCGAAAAAGGCGGAGTACTCCCGCGATGGCAAGGTCGCCATGGTCATGGGCATTGAGGGAGCCTTTTTTGAAAAAGGTCAGAAGACGCTCCTGGTCAAAGCACGGGAAGGTCAGATCCAGACAGAGGCTCGCATGATTATCCTCAGTGGGAACGTCGAAGCCCGGTCGGTCCGGCGCAAGACGACCTTCACCACCCAACAGATTCGTTGGCTACCCGACCAAAACCGGATCGAAGCCACGGGGGAGGTAATTCTACAGGAGCCTGTTCAGCGCTTGACCATCACCGGGAACCGGCTGGAAGGCGATCTTGCTGGAAACCAAATGACCCTATCGGGCAAGGTTACCGCTAAAGCAGCCCAACGCGACTTCACGCTCCATGCGACCCAGGCGGTCTGGAATGTAGACCAGGCTTTGGTCCAGGCCCAGGAAATCACCGCGACCGCCCTCCAAGACAGCATCCAAGCTCCTCAAGCCAGTTGGGACCTCAAGCGGCAGACCCTCGAGCTGACACGGGGCTTGACCTACCAGCGCACCCGCCCCAAGCTCAACCTCATGGCTGATACAGCCCGTTGGGAACAACAGCCCAACCGCATCACCGCCCAAGGTAACATCAACTACCGCCAGGGGACCCTCCAGGTGCGGGGCAACACAGCCATCGCCGACCTACAAACGGGTACTGTCGAGGTCAAAGGCGAAGTCAACACAGTCCTCGAAGCGGTGGCCTTGCGCTAG